A window of Halopelagius inordinatus genomic DNA:
GACGGTGCTTCGCATGTGTTCGAGCGTCGCGCCGTATGAGCCTCCACCGGCGACGGCGACGAGTCCGACGGCGGTGTCCTCGTAGTCGTCGAACGAGCAGTAGTCGTGGAAGTTGCGGAACGTAGAGGAGTACGACCCGTGATAGACGGGCGACCCGAGGACGACGCCGTCCGCCTCTCGGACCAGTCGGGTCAGGTGGGCGGACTCGCCTTGTTCGTCCTCGTCGGGGTGATAGAGCGGTAACTCCGCGCGACCGAGGTCCAGCATCTCCGTCTCGGCACCCGCCTCGCGCGCGGCGTCGAGGACGGTGCGAAGGGCTTTCAGGGTGTGGCTTCCGTCGCGCCTGCTTCCGCAGACGGCGATAACCTTCGTCATCGTTAGCGAACTGGACCCATCCGCTGAAAAGCCCGTCGGCAGCCAGTACGGAACGTCTACCGTCTCCGCGCCGTACCTTTTTGACGGACGCAACAGAGATTCACGTATGGACCAAATCTCCTTCGGAACCGACGGCTGGCGTGCGACGCTCGACACGTTCACCGACGACAGACTCAGAGTGGTCGGACAGGCGGTGGCGGACTACCTCTCGGACGAGGGGTACGACGCGCCGGTGTTCGTCGGGTACGACGCCCGCGAGACGTCGCCCGGGTTCGCCGAGTCGCTCGCGGAGGTGCTCGCGGGCAACGGCTTCGACGTTCTCCTCCCCGACCGGGACCGACCGACACCGCTCGTCGCCTACGCCATCGTCGAACGGGGACTCTCCGGTGCGCTCATGGTCACGGCGTCGCACAACCCCGCCGAGTACAACGGCGTGAAGTTCATCCCCTCGGACGGCGCGCCCGCCCTCCCCGACGTGACCGAAGCCATCGTCGAACGCCTCGCGGAACCGGACCTACTTCCCGAGGACGAACGCGGGACGATAGAGGAAGTGGACATCGTCTCCCCGCACGCGAAGCACGCGCGGGAACTCGTGGACGCCGACCTCTCGGGTCTCACCGTCGTCTACGACGCCATGCACGGGTCGGGCCGCGGCGTCACGGACGCCCTCCTCGAATCGGCGGGCGCGGAGGTCATCAGCATCCGCGACGAACAGGACCCGGACTTCGGCGGCAGTCCGCCGGAACCGAGCGCTGAAAATCTCGAACGGTTGGTCGAAACCGTCCGCGAGGAGGATGCCGACTTGGGCGTCGCGAACGACGGCGACTCGGACCGGGTGGCGTTCGTCACTCCCGAACGCGGCCACTTGGACGAGAACCTCTTTTTCGCCGCCGCCTACGACTACCTGCTCGAATCCGATAGCGGTCCCGCCGTCCGCACCGTCTCCACGACGTTCCTCATCGACCGCATCGCAGAAGCCCACGGCCAAGAGGTGTTCGAGACGCCGGTCGGCTTCAAGTGGGTCGCGGACGCCATGAAGGACCACGACGCCCTGATGGGCGGCGAAGAATCGGGCGGGTTCTCCGTCCGCGGACACGTCCGCGAGAAAGACGGCGTCCTGATGGGTCTTCTCGGCGCGGCGGCCACCGCCGCGGAACCGATGGACGAACGCGTCGACCGCCTCCTCTCGGAACACGGCGACATCGTCGCGGACAAGATAGGGCTCGAATGTCCCGACTCCGAGAAGGACCGCGTCATAGACGACTTAGACGGCGACCTCCCCGATCAGGTGGCCGGACGCGACATCGCGAAAGTCGTCACGCTCGACGGTTTCAAACTCCTCTTAGAAGACGGGTCGTGGCTGCTCGTGCGCCCCTCGGGGACGGAGCCGATGATGCGCGTCTACGCCGAGGCGTCGAGTCGGGAGGACGTCGATACCCTGCTGGAAGCGGGCCGCGAACTGGTCGCACCGCTCATCTGAGGACGCCCCGAAAGCGCCCCTCGGTTTCCGCCTCGCGCACCTCGAACCCGAGCGAGTCGTAGAACGGCCTCACGCTCTCGCGGAACTCCGCGGTCAGTTCGCCGTCGACCCGCGAATCGACCGCTTCGACCAACGCGGTTCCGACGCCCCGGCCGCGACGCTCTCGGCGGACCGCTATCTGTTCGATTTCGCGCCCGTCGAGGACGCAGACGCCGACCACGCGGCCGTCGGGGTCGCCCCCCGCGACGGCCACGAACACCGACCCCGCGTCGATTCGGCGGCGGACCGCCTCGGCGTCGGCGTCGAGCATCGCGCCGTCGAGGAGGAACATCGCGCTCCCGTGGTCGTCGAGGGTCGCCGCCCTGACCGCGAGCCCCATCTATCCGCCCTTGATTAGCCTGAGAACCTTCAGCTCTGACGATTCGACGGGCTGGTCCTCGGGGACGGGAGCGCCGTCGACGAGGACGGACACCTCGTGCGGGCTGAGGTCCACCGCGCGGACCACGTCGGCGTACGTCCCGCCGTCGCCCACCTCCACCTCGCGCGTCTCCTCCCCGACGACTTCGACGGTCACCTGCATGGCCGTGGCTCCGCCCGCCGCGGGTTTCAGGGTTTCTCTCCGTCCCTCGGGCGGTCTCTTCCGGCGTCGCTCGCACGCAACGCGGGTTCTTTATCAGTCGGGGGGACCGTGTGGGGCGTATGAGCGAGGCCGCAGACTCGGAGTCCACGCCGGCGGGCCGAGAGATATGGATAGAGAAGTACCGCCCGCAGACGTTGGACGACGTGTACGGGCAAGAGGACATCGTGGACCGTCTGAAGTCGTACATCGAGCAAGACGACCTCCCCCACCTCCTCTTTGCCGGACCGGCGGGCATCGGGAAGACGACCTGTGCGACGGCCATCGCGCGCGCCATCTACGGCGACGACTGGCGCGGCAACTTCCTCGAACTGAACGCGTCGGACCAACGCGGCATCGACGTGGTCCGCGACCGAATCAAGAACTTCGCGCGTTCGTCGTTCGGCGGGTACGACTACCGCGTCATCTTCTTGGACGAGGCCGACTCCCTCACGTCGGACGCGCAGTCCGCGCTCCGCCGAACGATGGAGCAGTTCTCCGACAACACTCGCTTCATCCTCTCGTGTAACTACTCTTCGAAGATCATCGACCCCATCCAGTCGCGGTGCGCCGTCTTCCGCTTTTCTCCGCTCTCCGACGACGCCGTCGGAGCGCAGGTCGAAGATATCGCGGAGACCGAGGGAATCGAACTCACCGAGGACGGACTCGACGCCCTCGTCTACGCGGCGGGCGGGGACATGCGCCGCGCCATCAACTCCCTGCAGGCCGCGGCGACGACGGGCGACGTGGTGGACGAGGAGGCGGTGTACATGATAACCTCCACCGCCCGCCCCGAGGACATAGAGGAGATGGTCGTCGCGGCCATCGACGGCGACTTCCTCGGCGCGCGGTCGAAGTTGGAGACGCTCCTCGTCGATACGGGGATGGCGGGCGGCGACATCATCGACCAACTCCACCGGTCGGTGTGGGACTTCGACCTGGACGAACGAGCGACCGTCCGCCTGATGGAACGCATCGGCGAGGCGGACTACAGAATCACCGAGGGCGCGAACGAACAGGTGCAACTCGAAGCGTTGCTGGCGTCTCTCGCGGGCGCGTCGGACGAGTAGCCTCGACTCCCCGTCTCTTCTCGTTTACTCGGTCCCGGTGAACTCGAAGCGCGCCCCGCCGGTCGCCGACTCGCACAGCGTCACCGACCAGTCGTGCGCCTCGGCGATTCGGCGGACGATGGGGAGGCCGTAGCCGATTCCGTCGCCGCCCGTCGTCTCGCCCGGTTCGAACACCGCGTCGCGGCGGTCGGGGGCGATGCCGGGGCCGTCGTCTTCGACGTAGAACCCGTCTGCCGACGCCAACGGACCGACGGTGACCGTCACCGCAGACTCTCGTTCCCGGGTAGCGCCGTGCTCTACGGCGTTCCGAAAGAGGTTCCCGAGGAGTTCGTCGAGTCGGTCACCGTCTGCGACCACCGTCGCGGTCGCCGGAACCGAGAGCGTCGCGTCGGGGGCGTCGACGGTCTGCCACGCCCGACACGCGACCTCTCCGAGGTCGACCGGTTCGGGGTCGCCGACGACCGCGCCCTGCCGCGCCAACGAGAGCAGGTCGTCGATGAGCGTCTCCATCCGAACGAGCGCCTCTCGCACCGCCTCGAACGACTCCTCTGACTCCGTCTCGCGGGCCAGTTCGAGGTGCCCGCGCGCGACCGAAAGCGGGTTCCGCAGGTCGTGGCTGACGATGTTCGTGAACTCCGCTAACCGCTCGTTTTGCCGTTCGAGTTCCGCCTCCCTGCGCTTTCGTTCCGTGATGTCGGTGTACAGCGCGAACCCCTCGTCTGCCCTCCCGCCGGAGGCGAACGGCACGACGTTCAGGATGAAGTCGCGTTCGCCGTCGGGCCCGCACCGGCGGACTTCGCTGCGATGACTCTCGCCGTCCACGACGCGCAGTTCGGCGGCGTCCGTCACGCCGTCGGGGACGACCAACTCCGTCAGGTCCCGTCCGACGGCCTCCGACGCCTCGACGCCGAACGTCTCCTCGAACGTCCGGTTGACCTCTCGCACCCGCACCGTGCCCGACGCGCCGTCGATTTCGTACGCGACGGCGGCGTCGGACACCTGCTCGAAGAGGGCGGTCGAGCGGTCGCGTTCCTCGCGGAGGCCGTCCTCGGCGCGGATTCTGTCGGCGGTCACGGCGACGTGCGCCATCAGGAGTTCGGCGAGTTCGGCGTCCGTCTCGTCGAACGCGTCCGGCAGCGAGGACGCCGCTTGAAACACCGCCACGTCGCCGATGGGGACGCTCAGCCCCGACCGGTACGTCGATTTCGCCGGTTCGGCGTCCTCGTCTTCGGCCATGTCGGTGACCACGTGCGTCTCGCCGGTCAGATGCGTCTTCGCGGCGATGCTGCCGTCGTCGAGCGAGAGTTTCTGGACGCCGTCCTCCGCTACCCCCGAGGACGCGGCGACAGGGGTGATGTCGTCTCCGTCCACGACGCCGATGTTGCAGATGTCGAACGCGAGTACGTCCTCCGCCACGGCTACGGCCCGTTCGAACAACTCTTCGAGGTCCGTCACCGCCGCGAGTTCGACCGCGCCGCCGTGAAGCGCCTCGACCCGTTCTCGGCCCCTGCGGACGGTCTCTTCGGATTCGATTCGGGCCGCCGTCTCCGCCGCGTAGGAGACGAGCAGTTCCGCGAGATGAAAGTCAGTCAAGTCGAACGAGCCGACCGTCGTCGAGAACGCCTGGAAGACGCCGAACTCCCCGATGGGGATGCTCACGACCGACCGGTGGTCCGGGTCGTTCGGGGCCGCCGCCGGATGTTCGCGGACGTCGTCGACGAGGACGGACTCGCCGGACCAGTACGTCTCTCCGAGGATACCCGTGTCGTCGGGAACGGTGTGGTCGAGTTCGAGGGTGCCGACGTTCGCGCAGACGCGGAAGCGGTCGCCCTCGTGGACGCATATCGTCGAGTTGTCGAAGTCGAGTATCTCGTCTGCGATGTCGAGGGTGCGGGCGAACAGTTCCGACGTCGTCTCCGCGGCGACGAGTGCGGTGGTGCCCTCGTAGAGACGTTGGAGGCGTGACCGTTCGTCGATCGTACTGACCGAACTCTCCGTCCCGGCGGCCGACGGTTCGCGGCGCGGACCGCGGGCCAAGAGCCACCGAACCTGCGTCTCGAGCATCGCCGTCTCGCCGCGCGGGACGAACGCGTCGAACCGGCCGGGGTCGGGCACGTCCTCCGGGTCGAAGTCGGTGTAACAGACGGTCGGGGCCGTCGTCTCGACGACTCGTGCGGGGTCCGTGACGACGACGACGCCGCAGTCGCGGCGTCGGTCCGGATAGCCGTCGCTCGCGGACAGTTCGATACCCGCACCGAAATCGACGTCCGGTACCGCTTCCCCTGTCACGAACCACACAGTCTCGCGTTCGGACACGTCAGTTCCGCTAATAACGACTGAGACCGGGCATAACGCTTCCGGCTCCGAGGTACGCCGCTCGGGGAGGGGCGACCGTCAGTTCAGCACCCAAAACTGGTAGTTGAGGAGGGTGGCGAACGCCGTCCACAGGAGGTACGGGGTTACGAGCGCCGCCGCCCGTCGGTCGATGCGGGCGAAGAGCGCCGTCGTCGCTCCGACGCCGAGGAGCAACGGGACGATGACGACGAGTCCGTACGCGGGCGACCGGAGACCGAAGAACGCCCCCGACCACGCGGCGTTCAACACCAGTTGGCCGAGGAAGACGACGAGGGCGAGGCGAGTCCGTCCGTCCGCGGACCGAGACACGAGAAACGCCGCCGTCCCCATCAGGACGTACAACGTTATCCAGACGGGCCCGAACACCCAGTTCGGCGGCGCGAACCACGGTTCCACGAGCGTCGGATACCACGTCCGAACCGCCGTCCCCGACAGCCCGTTTCCGACGACGCCCGCCAGTAGCGACACCCCCACCCACACTATCCACTCGCCTATCGACCGCCCCGAGACCGTCTCGCGTATCTCCATAGGGGAACAAGGCGCGACGACGGGTTAGCAGTATCGCCGACTCGGCGACGGAGTGGGGGCGAGAGCCGCCGGGAGCGCGGGGCTCGTTTCTCCGATTTCGGGGGAGAAACGAAGTCGAAACCGGCGGCTCGGGCCCAGCGTACCCGGAACTGTTTTACCCGGTCGTAGGTCAATCACGGGTAATGAGCGAACTCGAAGAGGAGTATCGCCTCGACTACTTCGAGGAAGAGGGGTTCCACCGGAAGCAGTGTCCCGTGACGGACGCGTACTTCTGGACGCGCGACCCCGACCGAGAGACCTGCGGCGAACCGCCCGCCGACGACTACACCTTCATCGACAACCCCGGATTCGACGAGGAGTACACGCTCGAGGAGATGCGAGAGAAGTTCCTCTCGTTTTTCGAGGAACACGGCCACGAGCGCATCGAACCGTACCCGGTCGCGGCGAACCGCTGGCGCGACGACGTTCTCCTGACGCAGGCGTCCATCTACGACTTCCAACCGCTCGTCACGAGCGGTCAGACGCCGCCGCCGGCGAACCCGCTGACCATCTCTCAACCCTGCATCCGGATGCAGGACATCGACAACGTCGGCAAGACGGGACGCCACACGATGGCGTTCGAGATGATGGCGCACCACGCGTTCAACGCCCGCGAGGAGGTGGGCGACGAGTACGCCTACTCCGGCGAGGTGTACTGGAAAGACGAGACGGTCGAACTCTGCGACGAGTTCTTCGAGCACATGGGCGCCGACTTAGAGGAGATAACGTACATCGAGGACCCGTGGGTCGGCGGCGGAAACGCCGGTCCCGCCTTCGAGGTGCTGTACCGCGGCGCGGAACTGGCGACGCTCGTCTTCATGTCGATGGAACAGGACCCCGAGGGCGACTACGAGATGAAAGACGGCAACCGGTACTCGCCGATGGACACCTACATCGTCGACACCGGCTACGGACTCGAACGCTGGGCGTGGGTGTCGCAGGGCACCGCTACCGTCTACGAAGCCGTCTACCCCGACATGATTCAGTTCCTCAAGGAGAACGCGGGCATTTCGCTCTCCGAGGAGGAGGAGGCCCTCGTCCACCGCGCCGCCAAACTGTCGGGCTACCTCGACATAGACGAGGTAGACGACGTGTACGAGGCGCGCGTCGATATCGCGGAGCAACTCGACGTGGACGCCGAGGAACTGACGGAACTGCTCCGCCCTCTCGAAGACATCTACGCCATCGCCGACCACTGCCGAACCCTCGCGTACATGTTCGGCGACGGTATCGTGCCGTCGAACGTCGGCACCGGCTACCTCGCGCGGATGGTGCTCCGGCGGACGAAACGCCTCGTGGACAACGTCGGCATCGACGCCCCGTTGGACGAACTGGTGGACATGCAGGCCGAACGACTCGACTACCGGAACCGCGACACCATCCGCGACATCGTCCGAACGGAAGAGCGGAAGTACCGCGAGACGCTCGAACGCGGCACGCGGAAGGTCCGCGCTCTCGCCGACGAGTACGCCGACTCCGGCGACCCGATTCCGGTCGAGGAACTCATCGAACTGTACGACTCCCACGGCATCCAACCGGACATGGTCGAGGAGATAGCCGACGAACGGGGCGCGACGGTCGATATGCCGGACGACTTCTACTCGCTGGTCGCCGACAGACACGAGGGTGAGGGCGGCACCCGCGAGGCGACCGCCCGCGACGAACGCATCGCCGACCTGCCCGAAACGGAGCGTCTCTACTACGACGACCAGGAGCGAACGGAGTTCGAGGCGGTCGTCCTCGACGTCTTCGAACGCGACGACGGCTACGACGTGGTTCTCGACCAGACGATGTTCTACCCCGAGGGCGGCGGCCAACCCGCGGACCACGGAACGCTCTCTTCCGACGAGACGACGGTGGAGGTAACGGACGTCCAGCGAATCGACGGCGTCGTCCTCCACCGCGCGGACGACGACCCCGGGAAAGGCGAGTTCGTCCGCGGGAAAGTCGACGCGACGCGCCGGAATCGCCTGATGCGACACCACACCGCGACGCACGTGGTCGGCCACGCCGCGCGGGAGGTCCTCGGCGACCACGTCCGACAGGCGGGCGCACAGAAGGGAACCGACCGCGCGCGCTTCGACGTGACGCATTACGAACGCATCACCCGCGAGGAGGTAGAGGAGATAGAACGCCTCGCGAACGACATCGTGATGCGGAACCTCCCGGTCAAACAGCAGTGGCCCGACCGCCACGAGGCAGAAGAGCGGTACGGCTTCGATCTGTATCAGGGCGGTATCCCGCCGGGACAGAACATCCGCGTCATAACCGTCGGCGACGACGTGCAGGCCTGCGGCGGGACACACGTAAAGTACACCGGCGACATCGGGACGATAAAGATTCTGAACACGGAACCGGTCCAAGACGGCATCGAGCGAATCGTCTTCGCCGCTGGCGACGCGGCCATCGACGCGACGCACCGGACGGAGAACGCCCTGTACGAGGCCGCCGAAATTCTCGACGTGAACCCCGAGAACGTGCCCGAGACCGCAGAGCGCTTTTTCACCGAGTGGAAACAGCGGGGCAAGACCATAGACCGCCTGAAGACGGAACTCGCGGAGGCGCGCGCCGCCGCGGGGGCCGACGAGGTGGACATCGAGGGAACGCCCGCCGTCGTCCAACGCGTCGAGGGCGACGCCGAGGAACTCCGCGCGACGGCGAACGCCATCGTCGACGAGGGGAACGTCGCCGTTCTCGGCTCCGCCGCGGGCGGAAGCGCGCAGTTCGTCGTCGGCGTCCCCGACGGCGTCGGCATCAACGCCGGAGAGGTCGTCGGCGAACTCGCCGGACGCGTCGGCGGCGGCGGGGGCGGCCCGCCGGACTTCGCACAGGGCGGCGGCCCGAACGTGGACGAACTCGACGAGACGCTCGAAGCGGCACCCGACGTCCTCCGGACGGTCCTGAACGCGTAGGTACCGCACCGGGGGCACAGTCACCGTTTCCGACGTATTCCGGCGCGTGGACCGGCACAAAGCAAGATTTATCCTGTCGTATCTGTGTACGTGTACGAAGCGGATGAAACTATCCGAACGGGCCCCG
This region includes:
- a CDS encoding NADPH-dependent FMN reductase is translated as MTKVIAVCGSRRDGSHTLKALRTVLDAAREAGAETEMLDLGRAELPLYHPDEDEQGESAHLTRLVREADGVVLGSPVYHGSYSSTFRNFHDYCSFDDYEDTAVGLVAVAGGGSYGATLEHMRSTVRGVHGYVVPQQVGIRKGYDKFEGDELVDEDIEDRLVSLGEAVFDHAVRLDCEPVAAADCD
- a CDS encoding phosphoglucomutase/phosphomannomutase family protein; translated protein: MDQISFGTDGWRATLDTFTDDRLRVVGQAVADYLSDEGYDAPVFVGYDARETSPGFAESLAEVLAGNGFDVLLPDRDRPTPLVAYAIVERGLSGALMVTASHNPAEYNGVKFIPSDGAPALPDVTEAIVERLAEPDLLPEDERGTIEEVDIVSPHAKHARELVDADLSGLTVVYDAMHGSGRGVTDALLESAGAEVISIRDEQDPDFGGSPPEPSAENLERLVETVREEDADLGVANDGDSDRVAFVTPERGHLDENLFFAAAYDYLLESDSGPAVRTVSTTFLIDRIAEAHGQEVFETPVGFKWVADAMKDHDALMGGEESGGFSVRGHVREKDGVLMGLLGAAATAAEPMDERVDRLLSEHGDIVADKIGLECPDSEKDRVIDDLDGDLPDQVAGRDIAKVVTLDGFKLLLEDGSWLLVRPSGTEPMMRVYAEASSREDVDTLLEAGRELVAPLI
- a CDS encoding GNAT family N-acetyltransferase yields the protein MGLAVRAATLDDHGSAMFLLDGAMLDADAEAVRRRIDAGSVFVAVAGGDPDGRVVGVCVLDGREIEQIAVRRERRGRGVGTALVEAVDSRVDGELTAEFRESVRPFYDSLGFEVREAETEGRFRGVLR
- the samp2 gene encoding ubiquitin-like small modifier protein SAMP2; this encodes MQVTVEVVGEETREVEVGDGGTYADVVRAVDLSPHEVSVLVDGAPVPEDQPVESSELKVLRLIKGG
- a CDS encoding replication factor C small subunit: MSEAADSESTPAGREIWIEKYRPQTLDDVYGQEDIVDRLKSYIEQDDLPHLLFAGPAGIGKTTCATAIARAIYGDDWRGNFLELNASDQRGIDVVRDRIKNFARSSFGGYDYRVIFLDEADSLTSDAQSALRRTMEQFSDNTRFILSCNYSSKIIDPIQSRCAVFRFSPLSDDAVGAQVEDIAETEGIELTEDGLDALVYAAGGDMRRAINSLQAAATTGDVVDEEAVYMITSTARPEDIEEMVVAAIDGDFLGARSKLETLLVDTGMAGGDIIDQLHRSVWDFDLDERATVRLMERIGEADYRITEGANEQVQLEALLASLAGASDE
- a CDS encoding GAF domain-containing sensor histidine kinase; the protein is MTGEAVPDVDFGAGIELSASDGYPDRRRDCGVVVVTDPARVVETTAPTVCYTDFDPEDVPDPGRFDAFVPRGETAMLETQVRWLLARGPRREPSAAGTESSVSTIDERSRLQRLYEGTTALVAAETTSELFARTLDIADEILDFDNSTICVHEGDRFRVCANVGTLELDHTVPDDTGILGETYWSGESVLVDDVREHPAAAPNDPDHRSVVSIPIGEFGVFQAFSTTVGSFDLTDFHLAELLVSYAAETAARIESEETVRRGRERVEALHGGAVELAAVTDLEELFERAVAVAEDVLAFDICNIGVVDGDDITPVAASSGVAEDGVQKLSLDDGSIAAKTHLTGETHVVTDMAEDEDAEPAKSTYRSGLSVPIGDVAVFQAASSLPDAFDETDAELAELLMAHVAVTADRIRAEDGLREERDRSTALFEQVSDAAVAYEIDGASGTVRVREVNRTFEETFGVEASEAVGRDLTELVVPDGVTDAAELRVVDGESHRSEVRRCGPDGERDFILNVVPFASGGRADEGFALYTDITERKRREAELERQNERLAEFTNIVSHDLRNPLSVARGHLELARETESEESFEAVREALVRMETLIDDLLSLARQGAVVGDPEPVDLGEVACRAWQTVDAPDATLSVPATATVVADGDRLDELLGNLFRNAVEHGATRERESAVTVTVGPLASADGFYVEDDGPGIAPDRRDAVFEPGETTGGDGIGYGLPIVRRIAEAHDWSVTLCESATGGARFEFTGTE
- a CDS encoding TspO/MBR family protein; its protein translation is MEIRETVSGRSIGEWIVWVGVSLLAGVVGNGLSGTAVRTWYPTLVEPWFAPPNWVFGPVWITLYVLMGTAAFLVSRSADGRTRLALVVFLGQLVLNAAWSGAFFGLRSPAYGLVVIVPLLLGVGATTALFARIDRRAAALVTPYLLWTAFATLLNYQFWVLN
- the alaS gene encoding alanine--tRNA ligase, whose product is MSELEEEYRLDYFEEEGFHRKQCPVTDAYFWTRDPDRETCGEPPADDYTFIDNPGFDEEYTLEEMREKFLSFFEEHGHERIEPYPVAANRWRDDVLLTQASIYDFQPLVTSGQTPPPANPLTISQPCIRMQDIDNVGKTGRHTMAFEMMAHHAFNAREEVGDEYAYSGEVYWKDETVELCDEFFEHMGADLEEITYIEDPWVGGGNAGPAFEVLYRGAELATLVFMSMEQDPEGDYEMKDGNRYSPMDTYIVDTGYGLERWAWVSQGTATVYEAVYPDMIQFLKENAGISLSEEEEALVHRAAKLSGYLDIDEVDDVYEARVDIAEQLDVDAEELTELLRPLEDIYAIADHCRTLAYMFGDGIVPSNVGTGYLARMVLRRTKRLVDNVGIDAPLDELVDMQAERLDYRNRDTIRDIVRTEERKYRETLERGTRKVRALADEYADSGDPIPVEELIELYDSHGIQPDMVEEIADERGATVDMPDDFYSLVADRHEGEGGTREATARDERIADLPETERLYYDDQERTEFEAVVLDVFERDDGYDVVLDQTMFYPEGGGQPADHGTLSSDETTVEVTDVQRIDGVVLHRADDDPGKGEFVRGKVDATRRNRLMRHHTATHVVGHAAREVLGDHVRQAGAQKGTDRARFDVTHYERITREEVEEIERLANDIVMRNLPVKQQWPDRHEAEERYGFDLYQGGIPPGQNIRVITVGDDVQACGGTHVKYTGDIGTIKILNTEPVQDGIERIVFAAGDAAIDATHRTENALYEAAEILDVNPENVPETAERFFTEWKQRGKTIDRLKTELAEARAAAGADEVDIEGTPAVVQRVEGDAEELRATANAIVDEGNVAVLGSAAGGSAQFVVGVPDGVGINAGEVVGELAGRVGGGGGGPPDFAQGGGPNVDELDETLEAAPDVLRTVLNA